One stretch of Labrus bergylta chromosome 24, fLabBer1.1, whole genome shotgun sequence DNA includes these proteins:
- the LOC109999378 gene encoding eIF5-mimic protein 2-A — MNNQKQQKPTLTGQRFKTRKRDEKERFEPSQFQESIVQGLNQTGSDLEAVAKFLDASGSKLDYRRYAETLFDILVAGGMLAPGGTLSEDMTRTEFCLFTAQEDLETMQAYAQVFNKLIRRYKYLEKGFEEEIKKLLLFLKGFTESERNKLAMLTGILLGNGNISASILNSLFNENLVKEGVSATFAVKLFSTWIAEKDINSVAGSLRKVGMDNRLMELFPANKRSCEHFSKYFTDAGLKELSDFARNQQSIGARKELQKELQEQMARGDPQKEIIVFTKEEMKKSNLTEQAMISIIWTSVMSCVEWNKKEELVTEQAIKHLKQYSLLLKAFTSQGLSELSLMLKIQEYCYDNIHFMKTFPKIVVLLYKADVLSEEAILKWYNEAHLAKGKSFFLEQMKKFVEWLKNAEEESESEEEETD, encoded by the exons ATGAATAATCAAAAGCAGCAGAAGCCAACGCTTACCGGCCAGCGTTTCAAAACGAGGAAAAGAG ATGAAAAGGAGAGATTTGAACCTTCTCAGTTTCAAGAAAGTATCGTACAAGGCTTGAATCAAACTGGCTCTGATTTGGAAGCGGTCGCGAAGTTCCTTGATGCCTCTGGCTCCAAGCTTGACTACCGCCGATATGCAGAGACACTCTTTGACATCCTGGTGGCCGGCGGGATGCTGG CCCCAGGCGGGACTCTATCTGAGGACATGACCCGCACTGAGTTCTGCCTCTTTACGGCACAAGAAGACCTGGAGACCATGCAAGCCTACGCTCAG GTTTTTAACAAGCTGATCAGGCGTTACAAGTACCTGGAGAAGGGTTTCGAAGAGGAGATCAAGAAG ttGCTGCTGTTTCTGAAAGGATTCACCGAGTCTGAGCGCAACAAGCTGGCCATGTTGACCGGCATTCTGCTCGGCAACGGCAACATATCAGCCTCCATCCTGAACAGCCTCTTCAACGAGAACCTCGTCAAAGAAG gaGTATCTGCAACCTTTGCGGTCAAGCTGTTTTCAACTTGGATCGCTGAGAAGGACATCAACTCAGTCGCTGGCAGTCTCCGGAAAGTCGGAATGGACAACAGGctgatg GAGCTCTTTCCTGCCAACAAACGGAGCTGCGAGCATTTTTCTAAGTACTTCACCGATGCCGGGCTGAAGGAGCTGTCCGACTTTGCCCGCAACCAGCAATCCATCGGTGCCCGCAAGGAGCTGCAGAAGGAGCTCCAGGAACAGATGGCCCGTGGTGATCCTCAGAAGGAG attatcGTCTTCACCAAAGAGGAGATGAAAAAGTCCAACCTCACAGAGCAGGCCATGATCAGCATCATCTGGACCAGCGTGATGAGCTGCGTGGAGTGGAACAAGAAGGAGGAGCTGGTGACCGAACAAGCCATCAAACACTTGAAG caatACAGCCTCCTGCTGAAAGCCTTCACCTCCCAGGGTCTCTCCGAGCTCAGCCTGATGCTGAAGATCCAGGAGTACTGCTACGACAACATCCACTTCATGAAGACCTTTCCGAAGATCGTGGTGCTGCTCTACAAAG CGGATGTGTTGAGCGAAGAGGCCATACTGAAGTGGTACAATGAGGCCCACCTTGCCAAGGGGAAAAGCTTCTTCCTCGAGCAGATGAAGAAATTTGTCGAGTGGCTGAAAAACGCAGaggaag AGTCTGaatctgaggaggaggagacggacTAA
- the si:ch211-246m6.4 gene encoding basic helix-loop-helix transcription factor scleraxis has product MVCGSAGGPGGTNPLGHRIGGSCSAPRCYFHPQDKVMCSRGAPARSQLLQSEPSRARMKSTGNERPAQPDGFTSDLDDMDSDSSDGKSTGGCSPRAEPGEVSGGGSRAGVTRRRRRRRRRSDGGDVRLPGVSHQRQAANARERDRTHSVNTAFTALRTLIPTEPADRKLSKIETLRLASSYISHLANVLLLGEDCLDGQPCLRYQSILHGPAALRPICTFCLSNQRKLLRDGGKHSAAV; this is encoded by the exons ATGGTATGCGGATCCGCCGGGGGGCCGGGCGGCACAAACCCCCTCGGTCACCGGATCGGCGGCAGCTGCTCGGCCCCCCGGTGCTATTTTCACCCTCAGGATAAAGTGATGTGCAGCCGCGGCGCGCCCGCACGGTCCCAGCTACTCCAGTCCGAGCCGAGCAGAGCCAGGATGAAGTCGACCGGGAACGAGAGACCGGCGCAGCCCGACGGATTCACCTCAGACCTGGACGATATGGACAGCGACAGCTCCGACGGAAAGTCCACCGGAGGCTGCAGCCCGCGCGCAGAACCGGGGGAGGTGAGCGGAGGCGGATCCCGTGCCGGAGTAACGAGGCGGAGGAGAAGGCGGAGGCGCAGGAGTGACGGTGGGGACGTGCGTCTCCCCGGAGTGAGCCATCAGAGGCAGGCGGCAAACGCGCGGGAGCGGGACCGGACACACAGCGTGAACACCGCCTTCACGGCGCTCCGCACGCTCATCCCCACCGAGCCCGCGGACAGGAAGCTGTCCAAGATAGAGACCCTCCGCCTGGCCTCCAGCTACATCTCCCACCTGGCCAACGTGCTGCTGCTGGGGGAGGACTGCCTGGACGGACAGCCCTGCCTCCGCTACCAGAGCATCCTGCACGGCCCCGCCGCGCTCAGACCCATCTGCACTTTCTGCCTCAGCAACCAGAGGAAACTG CTCAGAGATGGAGGGAAGCACTCGGCTGCGGTGTGA
- the si:ch211-246m6.5 gene encoding von Willebrand factor D and EGF domain-containing protein: MDSFACGSVRLFLRIALLFMAQSGACAQHAPECYPGGHQILHNPYRSVAFDSTEIQNTAIQDLICDHSLSRGWYRFRINNKPAEMPTTCVEMNRCGTQAPVWLSLKDASLPRPGEVRQLSACATWQFFHGSTKDCCLFKIPVTVRNCGEFMIYYLQPTQGCMGYCAKVAPDLGPRLCPPGEVEVNGRCKAAVPSLPSRPVITPELVGHSVHLRCSFVPPPWSQKLGFQVVWARHIGLSMKAEIRQESTLKPFSLVEMDGVHFRLGETFSCSVSTFRTNSSHGRSTPKESESFYAGLKFSPDSLHITENSKEHEVTVHSTVPIPCFSPDHGLQCAVPLSLSVHDPDSLGHEASNVALSACQVELQPNACRDGSCGWATFYVTAVTDFTRDGNRPSLVGVLPGTSAPRLWRNYNPTSLKVTVQDVPTSICYSLTDPHVITLDGRRYENHQTGTFVLYRSLVRKFEVHSRQWDCGSRHYAVACNCGVAAREGNEVAVFDMCNGQPQESRPQLTLKNLGDGEGSRVRVMESHQGKKVTLIFPSGAFIRADVDDWGMSLSVRAPSVDYSNTQGLCGTFDRNGNNDFQGSSGGSYGPDDLHRFIEDWRIAPGESLFDNTPPGTTQDFRRPFCICQKGYRTSHQASRGMRNLYTPSAHSECIAYDNVDYTSVFPSMDTTVEYIKSPEKEESILDMSEFDSHPLERRHLWFDGEDNENSDSHLELEGEFRKDNLLSVDRPKRQASFEFKPVFAAQSLSQADLENLAYFFPEDHLAETRPEVQPQWPTPSGLTSAKALEVCQIALANSTVGIVCRALLGRRLDEAVDLCILDLQLKDDLGWEEALLPYLENECERRLLENRTQRAMEVDGPPGAAREVVTALRCPNFCNGNGECTEWGCQCYSSHSFYDCSLAISQPVEITDLENGGLCDIRAFNCRNIRVFGLGFIDSPDLSCHATRLKYMNGVWVPGEKQRTKATFLSSKALDCAVPSLSNTAVNTEDFMMDDKPYARWEIKVTNDGSQYSQAKVLTIYDGVCQVCEASRSGLCKLKEKTCNVDGMCFKEGDSNPSSPCLLCDPDTSRFTWSVNQVNEPPTFHRPQSNLRTFAGENFVFQFAASDPEGSELLFQLEAGPNGAVLSPAGLLIWRVPTHPEDGLSRSVRFTLSDECNAQSIFNVEIDVVPCGCQNGGSCVTDVHFPAGSGKYLCVCPEGKQGDLCDEDVDECLSSPCAVGKCVNTASGFRCECPAGLRGKTCLEDINECERKPCFLAVQCFNNFGSYSCGQCPKDMLGNGTTCTAVRPVAVSPTSAPRTTVYKIPDVLLQPHKIKTDTFRKTSSGISQLTRDDSRKSSLQSDPKQPQTKTTTGRQIPGRSLNPAQTRAESDRSIAAVTPIVPQIKTSALRQTEGIQFNPYTSTTDTFKNISGTTANQAEPDQPKISNTITKTSAVAQPSVNGRQPSGPAQSPAVNASATCASRPCFPGVQCINRRPPHVGYVCGRCPPGLHGNGRVCMKNAKAASNHLPQQQTLGKTNRSPYGGSSKVSQLHLPNLPSRHGIKHLSVSGTRASRDNSPRQVPASGRGGGTGRREAITASRDVSAFHVTANTHTSRHGADIRLDSRTYASSKDVMVPRVTVSRSHEALTGATSSRVTPPLPRLSSQSGKSPQSKQTTPPQLNHLSPAQAKPWTPQKPVLPLTAALTALSYSLSESEFSADGDEAEPGSDGPEMLHIFPALTFTTPGKTVYSSSQPQRATSNPPGVRSATTAGKQLTTCTNRPCFPGVQCEPAVDGGFTCGRCPVGYIGDGRLCRAVCRHMCGRNMECAAPNTCRCKPGYTGSDCQTAICEPACKNGGVCVAPGVCQCPGGFHGETCEEALCRLPCEHGGTCVGLQTCSCPYGFVGPRCETMVCSRHCHNGGQCVSPDECRCSAGWTGPSCETALCSPLCMNGGSCVRSNLCDCPQGFYGAQCQNAVCSPPCKNGGLCMGNNVCSCLQGYTGRRCEKSVCEPMCMNGGRCVSPDICDCPSGWRGKRCDKRSCLQKCLNGGECVGANACHCAAGWQGMLCQIPICEQKCLYGSRCVRPNVCACRSGFSGSLCSKRLLISQG; encoded by the exons ATGGACTCGTTTGCATGTGGATCGGTGCGCCTGTTTCTACGCATCGCGCTGCTTTTCATGGCGCAATCAGGAGCGTGCGCGCAACACG ctcCAGAGTGTTACCCAGGAGGACACCAGATTTTGCATAATCCGTACCGCAGTGTAGCCTTTGACTCCACCGAGATCCAGAACACGGCCATCCAGGACCTGATCTGTGACCACTCGCTGTCCCGGGGATGGTACAGATTCAGAATCAACAACAAGCCGGCCGAGATGCCGACCACCTGCGTTGAG ATGAATCGTTGTGGCACTCAGGCTCCGGTGTGGCTCTCCCTGAAGGACGCCTCCCTGCCTCGACCCGGCGAGGTCCGTCAGCTCTCCGCCTGCGCCACCTGGCAGTTCTTCCACGGCAGCACCAAAGACTGCTGCCTCTTCAAGATCCCCGTTACCGTGAGGAACTGCGGCGAGTTCATGATCTACTACCTGCAGCCCACACAGGGGTGCATGGGATACTGCGCTAAAG TGGCTCCAGATTTGGGACCCAGACTGTGCCCACCTGGTGAGGTAGAAGTCAACGGTCGATGCAAAG ccGCCGTCCCGTCCCTGCCGTCCCGGCCGGTGATCACTCCAGAGCTCGTCGGCCACAGTGTCCACCTGAGGTGCTCCTTCGTCCCCCCGCCGTGGAGCCAGAAGCTGGGCTTCCAGGTGGTTTGGGCGAGACACATCGGCCTCAGCATGAAGGCTGAGATCAGGCAGGAATCCACGCTGAAGCCCTTCTCTCTGGTGGAGATGGATGGCGTTCACTTCAGGCTCGGAGAAACG TTTTCCTGCAGCGTGTCGACTTTCAGAACCAACTCCAGCCACGGCAGATCAACTCCAAAAGAAAGTGAGAGTTTCTACGCAGGACTGAAG TTTTCTCCGGACTCGCTCCACATCACAGAGAACAGTAAAGAGCACGAGGTGACCGTCCACAGCACGGTGCCCATCCCCTGCTTCAGCCCTGACCACGGTCTCCAGTGTGCAGTCCCGCTGTCTCTGAGCGTTCATGATCCAG ACAGTCTCGGACACGAGGCCTCGAATGTGGCGCTGTCCGCCTGCCAGGTGGAGCTTCAGCCCAACGCCTGCCGCGACGGCAGTTGTGGCTGGGCAACCTTCTATGTCACTGCGGTCACCGATTTCACACGAGACGGGAACCGACCGAGTTTGGTCGGTGTTCTGCCAGGAACCAGCGCACCACGGCTTTGGAGAAACTACAACCCAACGTCCCTGAAA GTCACGGTCCAGGACGTTCCAACTTCCATCTGCTACTCCCTGACTGACCCACATGTCATTACCCTGGACGGCAG GCGTTATGAAAACCACCAGACCGGTACCTTTGTCCTTTACCGGAGCCTCGTCAGGAAGTTTGAGGTCCACTCTCGCCAGTGGGACTGCGGCAGCAGACACTACGCCGTCGCATGCAACTGCGGCGTTGCGGCACGAGAGGGGAATGAGGTCGCAGTCTTCGACATGTGCAACGGCCAACCCCAGGAGTCCAGGCCACAGCTGACCCTGAAGAACCTCGGTGACGGGGAGGGCAGTAGAGTCAGGGTGATGGAGTCCCACCAGGGGAAGAAGGTCACC TTGATTTTTCCCTCCGGGGCCTTTATTAGGGCTGATGTGGACGACTGGGGGATGAGTTTATCTGTCCGTGCTCCCAGCGTTGACTACAGCAACACACAAGGCCTATGCGGCACCTTCGACCGTAATGGCAACAACGATTTCCAAGGTTCCAGTGGTGGCTCCTATGGCCCGGATGACTTGCATCGCTTCATAGAAGACTGGAG GATAGCCCCTGGTGAGAGTTTATTTGACAACACGCCTCCTGGGACGACGCAGGACTTCAGGAGGCCTTTCTGCATCTGCCAAAAAGGATATCGCACTTCTCATCAGGCCAGCAGAGGGATGAGGAACTTGTACACTCCTTCCGCTCACTCTGAGTGCATAGCATATGATAACGTGGATTACACATCTGTGTTCCCCTCGATGGACACCACAGTGGAATATATCAAGAGtccagagaaagaggagagcaTCCTGGATATGTCTGAGTTTGACAGTCATCCTCTGGAGAGGAGGCACCTTTGGTTTGATGGTGAGGATAATGAAAACAGTGACAGCCATCTTGAGCTTGAAGGCGAGTTCAGAAAGGATAATCTTCTCTCAGTTGATAGACCTAAGAGACAAGCTTCCTTTGAATTCAAGCCGGTCTTTGCTGCTCAGAGTCTCAGCCAGGCTGATCTGGAGAACTTGGCCTACTTCTTCCCTGAGGATCACTTGGCAGAAACACGACCGGAGGTGCAGCCTCAATGGCCAACACCAAGTGGCCTGACATCTGCCAAAGCCCTCGAGGTGTGTCAGATAGCTTTGGCCAACTCTACTGTTGGCATAGTGTGCCGTGCGCTGCTGGGACGCCGTCTGGATGAGGCGGTTGATCTATGCATTCTGGATCTGCAGCTCAAGGACGACCTGGGCTGGGAGGAAGCACTGCTGCCCTACCTGGAGAATGAGTGTGAGAGGAGGCTGTTGGAAAACCGGACCCAGAGAGCCATGGAGGTGGATGGTCCGCCTGGAGCAGCCAGGGAAGTGGTGACAGCACTGCGCTGCCCAAACTTCTGCAACGGAAACGGAGAGTGCACAGAATGGGGCTGCCAATGTTATTCCAGCCACAGCTTCTACGACTGCAGCCTGGCCATCA GCCAGCCAGTAGAGATAACAGATTTGGAGAACGGTGGACTTTGTGACATTCGAGCCTTCAACTGTCGAAACATTCGAGTCTTCGGGCTCGGCTTCATCGACTCTCCGGACCTCAGCTGTCACGCCACCAGACTGAAG TACATGAATGGAGTTTGGGTGCCAGGGGAGAAACAGAGAACCAAAGCCACCTTCCTCAGCTCCAAGGCTTTAGACTGTGCCGTACCGTCTCTGAGCAACACGGCGGTCAACACGGAGGACTTCATGATGGACGACAAACCATACGCACGCTGGGAGATTAAA GTTACCAACGATGGCTCCCAGTACAGCCAGGCTAAGGTGCTGACTATCTACGATGGCGTTTGCCAAGTCTGCGAGGCATCGCGCTCAGGACTCTGTAAGTTAAAG GAGAAGACGTGCAACGTCGACGGGATGTGTTTCAAAGAAGGCGACTCCAATCCCAGCAGCCCCTGCCTCCTCTGTGACCCAGACACCTCCAGATTCACCTGGTCTGTAAATCAAG TGAATGAGCCGCCGACCTTCCACCGACCTCAAAGCAACCTGCGGACGTTTGCAGGAGAGAATTTCGTCTTCCAGTTTGCTGCGTCGGACCCCGAGGGCTCGGAACTCCTCTTCCAGCTGGAGGCTGGGCCTAACGGGGCGGTCCTCTCCCCTGCCGGCCTCCTCATCTGGAGGGTCCCAACACATCCCGAGGATGGATTGAGCCGCTCCGTCCGATTCACGCTGTCGGACGAGTGCAACGCCCAGAGCATCTTCAACGTGGAG ATCGATGTGGTGCCGTGCGGGTGTCAGAACGGAGGTTCATGCGTGACCGACGTTCATTTCCCAGCTGGAAGCGGGAAGtacctgtgtgtttgtcctgaAGGGAAACAGGGCGACCTCTGCGACGAGGATGTGGACGAATGTTTGTCATCCCCGTGTGCGGTCGGAAAGTGCgtcaacacagccagcgggttCAGATGTGAATGTCCTGCAGGGCTGAGAG GTAAAACATGCCTGGAAGACATCAACGAATGTGAAAGGAAGCCGTGTTTCCTAGCAGTCCAATGCTTCAATAACTTTGGCTCATACAGCTGTGGACAGTGCCCCAAAGACATGCTGGGAAATGGGACAACATGTACAG CTGTCAGGCCTGTCGCCGTCTCCCCCACATCTGCTCCGAGAACCACAGTCTACAAGATACCAGATGTTCTGCTCCAACCacacaaaataaagacagacacTTTCCGGAAAACCTCAAGTGGTATTTCTCAACTGACGAGGGATGATTCAAGGAAGTCGAGCCTACAAAGTGAcccaaaacaaccacaaactAAGACCACAACTGGGAGGCAGATTCCAGGAAGAAGCCTGAACCCGGCGCAGACCAGAGCTGAATCTGACAGAAGCATCGCAGCAGTTACCCCGATCGTGCCGCAGATAAAGACTAGTGCTTTGAGACAAACCGAAGGAATCCAATTTAACCCGTACACGTCCACCACCGACACTTTCAAGAACATCTCAGGGACGACGGCAAACCAAGCCGAGCCTGATCAACCAAAAATCAGCAACACAATCACCAAGACATCCGCTGTAGCCCAGCCATCTGTGAATGGCAGGCAACCTTCAG GACCGGCTCAGTCACCGGCCGTGAATGCGTCGGCTACGTGTGCCAGCAGGCCTTGCTTCCCCGGCGTTCAATGCATCAACCGCAGGCCGCCACACGTTGGGTACGTGTGCGGGAGATGCCCTCCTGGCCTCCATGGCAACGGACGCGTCTGCATGAAGAATGCCAAGGCGG CATCCAACCACCTTCCTCAGCAGCAGACGTTAGGCAAGACTAACCGATCCCCATATGGAGGCAGCAGCAAAGTCTCCCAGCTCCACTTGCCCAACCTGCCCTCCCGACACGGCATCAAACACCTGTCCGTGTCCGGCACCAGAGCGAGCCGAGATAATTCTCCAAGGCAGGTTCCCGCCTCCGGTAGAGGAGGTGggacaggaaggagagaggCGATTACTGCTTCAAGAGATGTTAGTGCCTTCCATGTCACTGCAAATACTCACACCAGCCGCCACGGCGCCGACATCAGATTGGACTCAAGGACATACGCCAGCTCTAAGGATGTGATGGTTCCCCGTGTGACGGTCTCCAGG TCCCATGAAGCTTTGACTGGTGCAACATCGTCCAGAGTTACACCACCCCTTCCTCGTTTGTCAAGTCAGTCGGGGAAAAGTCCGCAGTCCAAACAGACAACCCCACCCCAGCTCAACCATCTGTCTCCGGCCCAGGCCAAACCCTGGACTCCTCAAAAACCAGTCCTCCCACTAACGGCGGCCCTCACTGCTTTGTCCTACTCGCTGTCTGAGTCGGAGTTCTCTGCAGATGGAGATGAAGCTGAGCCTGGATCTGACGGTCCAGAGATGCTGCACATATTCCCGGCATTGACCTTTACAACGCCAGGAAAGACGGTCTATAGCAGCTCCCAGCCGCAAAGAGCCACCTCCAACCCTCCGGGGGTTAGGAGTGCTACGACAGCGGGCAAACAGCTGACCACCTGCACTAATAGACCGTGTTTTCCTGGGGTTCAGTGTGAACCAGCTGTGGATGGAGGTTTCACATGTGGGAGGTGTCCTGTAGGATACATCGGAGATGGACGACTCTGCCGAG CTGTTTGCAGACACATGTGTGGGAGGAACATGGAGTGTGCCGCGCCAAATACATGCCGCTGCAAACCAGGCTACACTGGCTCCGACTGTCAGACAG CGATCTGTGAGCCGGCCTGTAAGAACGGAGGTGTTTGCGTCGCTCCgggtgtgtgtcagtgtccCGGAGGATTTCATGGAGAGACCTGTGAGGAAG CTCTGTGCAGGTTACCATGTGAACATGGAGGCACCTGCGTGGGACTGCAGACTTGTTCCTGTCCTTACGGCTTTGTCGGACCTCGATGTGAGACCA TGGTTTGTAGCCGCCACTGTCACAACGGAGGCCAGTGCGTTTCTCCAGACGAGTGCAGGTGTTCTGCAGGGTGGACCGGACCTTCATGTGAGACTG CTCTTTGCTCTCCCTTGTGTATGAACGGAGGTTCTTGCGTCCGGTCGAATCTCTGCGATTGTCCTCAAGGCTTCTACGGGGCACAGTGTCAGAATG CTGTCTGCAGTCCTCCCTGTAAGAACGGCGGTCTGTGCATGGGGAACAACGTGTGCTCCTGCCTGCAGGGATACACCGGCAGGAGATGCGAGAAAA gtgtgtgtgagccCATGTGCATGAACGGCGGCAGGTGTGTCAGCCCAGATATTTGCGATTGTCCGTCGGGTTGGCGAGGAAAGAGATGTGATAAAC GCAGCTGTCTGCAGAAATGTCTGAATGGCGGGGAGTGTGTGGGTGCAAACGCCTGCCACTGCGCCGCGGGATGGCAGGGCATGCTGTGTCAGATCC CCATCTGTGAACAGAAGTGTCTCTACGGCAGCCGATGTGTCCGACCAAACGTCTGCGCCTGCCGGAGCGGATTCTCAGGCTCGCTTTGTTCAAAAAGG CTCCTGATTTCCCAAGGCTGA